A genomic stretch from Setaria italica strain Yugu1 chromosome VII, Setaria_italica_v2.0, whole genome shotgun sequence includes:
- the LOC101763865 gene encoding protein argonaute 1B isoform X1 encodes MICDLDMAMRVENGRPHQVPIMVRKKRTGPGGSGETSGESSGASGQGSSQRPERTQQHGGGRGWPQQGGRGGGQYQGRGGHYQGRGGPGPHHPGGGPPEYHPRDYQGRGGEYQGRGGDYQGRGGEYQGRGGPRPRGGMPQPYYGGQRGGSVGRNVPPGPSRTVPELHQAPYVQYQAPMVSPSPSGPGSSSQPVTEVSSGHVQQQFQQLSIRGQTSTSQEIQVAPASSKSVRFPLRPGKGTYGDRCIVKANHFFAELPDKDLHQYDVSITPEVTSRGVNRAVMGELVTLYRQSQLGGRLPAYDGRKSLYTAGPLPFTSRTFEITLQDEEDSLSGGQGGQRRERVFRVVIKFAARADLHHLAMFLAGRQADAPQEALQVLDIVLRELPTARYSPVGRSFYSPDLGRRQQLGEGLESWRGFYQSIRPTQMGLSLNIDMSSTAFIEPLPVIDFVAQLLNRDISVRPLSDSDRVKIKKALRGVKVEVTHRGNMRRKYRISGLTSQATRELSFPVDDRGTVKTVVQYFMETYGFSIQHTTLPCLQVGNQQRPNYLPMEVCKIVGGQRYSKRLNEKQITALLKVTCQRPQERELDILQTVHHNAYYEDPYAQEFGIRIDERLAAVEARVLPPPRLKYHDSGREKDVLPRVGQWNMMNKKMVNGGRVSNWACINFSRNVQDSAARGFCHELAIMCQISGMDFALEPVLPPLTARPEHVERALKARYQDAMNILRPQGRELDLLIVILPDNNGSLYGDLKRICETDLGLVSQCCLTKHVFKMSKQYLANVALKINVKVGGRNTVLVDALTRRIPLVSDRPTIIFGADVTHPHPGEDSSPSIAAVVASQDWPEVTKYAGLVSAQAHRQELIQDLFKVWQDPQRGTVTGGMIKELLISFKRATGQKPQRIIFYRDGVSEGQFYQVLLYELDAIRKACASLEPNYQPPVTFVVVQKRHHTRLFANNHNDQRTVDRSGNILPGTVVDSKICHPTEFDFYLCSHAGIQGTSRPAHYHVLWDENKFTADELQTLTNNLCYTYARCTRSVSIVPPAYYAHLAAFRARFYMEPDTSDSGSMASGARGPPPGGARSSRAAGSVAVRPLPALKENVKRVMFYC; translated from the exons ATGATTTGTGACCTTGACATGGCGATGCGGGTGGAGAACGGGCGCCCCCATCAAG TGCCCAtcatggtgaggaagaagagaacTGGCCCTGGCGGTTCCGGAGAAACTTCCGGAGAGTCTTCAGGGGCTTCTGGACAAGGTTCCTCACAGCGACCTGAGCGAACtcaacaacatggaggaggacgcggctgGCCTCAACAgggtggccgtggtggtgggcAATACCAGGGCCGTGGTGGACATTATCAGGGCCGTGGAGGGCCAGGGCCACATCACCCAGGTGGTGGGCCACCTGAGTATCACCCGCGTGACTACCAGGGACGTGGTGGTGAATACCAGGGACGTGGTGGCGACTACCAGGGACGTGGTGGTGAATACCAGGGACGTGGTGGCCCCCGTCCCAGAGGTGGAATGCCGCAGCCATACTATGGCGGGCAAAGGGGAGGTAGTGTTGGACGAAATGTTCCTCCAGGTCCATCCAGAACAGTTCCCGAGCTGCACCAAGCCCCATATGTCCAGTATCAAGCCCCGATGGTTTCACCATCCCCATCGGGACCTGGCTCATCCTCACAGCCTGTGACAGAGGTGAGCTCTGGACATGTCCAGCAACAATTTCAGCAACTTTCTATTCGTGGTCAGACTTCCACAAGTCAAGAAATTCAAGTGGCACCGGCATCAAGCAAATCAGTTCGATTCCCGCTGCGCCCTGGCAAGGGCACTTATGGGGACAGGTGCATTGTGAAAGCAAACCATTTCTTTGCTGAACTTCCTGACAAAGACCTTCACCAATACGAT GTATCTATAACGCCTGAGGTTACTTCACGTGGTGTCAATCGTGCTGTCATGGGAGAGCTTGTAACGCTGTATAGACAATCCCAATTGGGTGGGCGTCTACCTGCATATGATGGAAGAAAGAGCCTTTATACAGCTGGACCTCTGCCATTTACTTCTAGGACATTTGAAATTACCTTGCAAGATGAGGAAGATAGTCTTAGTGGTGGCCAAGGTGGGCAAAG GCGCGAGAGAGTATTTAGGGTGGTGATCAAATTTGCTGCCCGTGCTGATCTCCACCATTTGGCTATGTTCCTAGCTGGAAGGCAAGCAGATGCTCCTCAAGAAGCTCTTCAAGTGCTTGACATTGTACTCCGTGAATTGCCTACTGCGAG GTATTCTCCTGTTGGTAGATCATTTTATTCTCCCGACTTAGGGAGACGTCAGCAACTTGGTGAGGGTTTGGAAAGTTGGCGCGGTTTTTACCAAAGCATAAGGCCAACTCAGATGGGCCTTTCACTGAATATCG ATATGTCATCAACTGCGTTTATCGAGCCTCTCCCTGTGATTGAttttgttgcccagcttcttaaCAGAGATATCTCAGTTAGACCATTGTCTGATTCTGATCGCGTGAAG ATCAAAAAAGCCCTGAGAGGTGTGAAGGTCGAGGTCACGCACCGAGGAAACATGCGCAGAAAATATCGTATCTCTGGCCTCACTTCACAAGCAACAAGAGAGCTATC ATTCCCTGTTGATGATCGTGGTACCGTGAAGACTGTAGTGCAATATTTTATGGAGACTTATGGTTTTAGTATTCAACACACCACTTTACCTTGCTTGCAAGTGGGCAATCAGCAAAGACCAAACTATCTGCCTATGGAA GTCTGTAAGATTGTTGGAGGACAGCGTTACTCAAAGCGACTCAATGAGAAACAAATCACTGCTCTGCTGAAAGTGACCTGTCAGCGCCCTCAAGAGCGTGAGCTGGACATCTTGCAG ACTGTGCATCACAATGCATACTATGAAGACCCATATGCACAGGAATTTGGTATAAGAATTGATGAACGTCTTGCAGCAGTTGAAGCTCGTGTTCTGCCACCACCAAGG CTTAAATACCATGATAGTGGCCGAGAGAAGGATGTCCTGCCAAGGGTTGGCCAATGGAACATGATGAATAAG AAAATGGTTAATGGTGGTAGAGTCAGCAACTGGGCGTGCATTAACTTTTCTCGGAATGTGCAAGATAGTGCTGCTAGGGGCTTCTGTCATGAGCTGGCTATCATGTGCCAAATATCTGGAATG GACTTTGCTCTTGAGCCTGTGCTGCCACCACTGACTGCAAGGCCAGAGCATGTTGAGAGAGCATTAAAGGCACGCTATCAAGATGCGATGAACATACTGAGACCCCAGGGCAGGGAACTTGACCTGCTGATTGTAATACTGCCTGACAATAATGGTTCTCTTTATG GGGATCTCAAGAGAATCTGTGAGACTGATCTTGGATTGGTCTCCCAGTGTTGCTTGACTAAGCATGTTTTTAAGATGAGCAAGCAGTATCTTGCAAATGTTGCACTCAAAATAAATGTTAAG GTTGGTGGAAGGAATACTGTACTTGTAGATGCTTTGACAAGGAGAATCCCCCTTGTCAGTGACAGACCAACTATTATATTTGGTGCTGATGTTACCCATCCCCATCCTGGAGAAGACTCCAGTCCTTCCATTGCAGCT GTTGTTGCTTCTCAAGACTGGCCTGAGGTCACCAAGTATGCTGGTCTAGTGAGTGCTCAAGCCCATCGCCAGGAGCTGATTCAGGATCTTTTCAAAGTATGGCAAGATCCACAAAGAGGGACAGTAACCGGTGGCATGATCAA GGAACTTCTCATTTCTTTTAAGAGGGCAACTGGACAGAAACCTCAGAGGATCATATTCTACAG GGATGGTGTCAGTGAGGGGCAGTTCTATCAAGTATTGCTGTATGAACTTGATGCCATCAGAAAG GCCTGTGCATCCTTGGAGCCCAATTACCAGCCTCCAGTTACTTTTGTGGTAGTTCAGAAGCGACATCACACTAGGTTGTTTGCTAATAACCACAATGATCAGCGCACTGTTGATAGAAGTGGAAACATACTGCCTG GTACCGTGGTTGATTCAAAGATTTGCCATCCTACTGAGTTTGATTTCTACCTGTGTAGCCATGCTGGCATTCAG GGAACAAGCCGCCCTGCTCATTATCATGTCCTGTGGGATGAGAACAAGTTTACGGCTGATGAGCTGCAGACTCTGACAAACAACCTGTGCTACAC ATATGCTAGGTGCACCCGCTCTGTGTCAATTG TGCCTCCGGCATACTATGCTCATCTGGCAGCCTTCCGAGCTCGCTTCTACATGGAGCCAGATACCTCTGACAGCGGGTCAATGGCAAGTGGCGCCCGTGGCCCTCCACCAGGTGGGGCACGCAGCAGCAGGGCTGCGGGAAGTGTTGCTGTTAGGCCCCTGCCCGCTCTCAAGGAGAACGTGAAGCGTGTCATGTTTTACTGCTGA
- the LOC101763865 gene encoding protein argonaute 1B isoform X2 has translation MVRKKRTGPGGSGETSGESSGASGQGSSQRPERTQQHGGGRGWPQQGGRGGGQYQGRGGHYQGRGGPGPHHPGGGPPEYHPRDYQGRGGEYQGRGGDYQGRGGEYQGRGGPRPRGGMPQPYYGGQRGGSVGRNVPPGPSRTVPELHQAPYVQYQAPMVSPSPSGPGSSSQPVTEVSSGHVQQQFQQLSIRGQTSTSQEIQVAPASSKSVRFPLRPGKGTYGDRCIVKANHFFAELPDKDLHQYDVSITPEVTSRGVNRAVMGELVTLYRQSQLGGRLPAYDGRKSLYTAGPLPFTSRTFEITLQDEEDSLSGGQGGQRRERVFRVVIKFAARADLHHLAMFLAGRQADAPQEALQVLDIVLRELPTARYSPVGRSFYSPDLGRRQQLGEGLESWRGFYQSIRPTQMGLSLNIDMSSTAFIEPLPVIDFVAQLLNRDISVRPLSDSDRVKIKKALRGVKVEVTHRGNMRRKYRISGLTSQATRELSFPVDDRGTVKTVVQYFMETYGFSIQHTTLPCLQVGNQQRPNYLPMEVCKIVGGQRYSKRLNEKQITALLKVTCQRPQERELDILQTVHHNAYYEDPYAQEFGIRIDERLAAVEARVLPPPRLKYHDSGREKDVLPRVGQWNMMNKKMVNGGRVSNWACINFSRNVQDSAARGFCHELAIMCQISGMDFALEPVLPPLTARPEHVERALKARYQDAMNILRPQGRELDLLIVILPDNNGSLYGDLKRICETDLGLVSQCCLTKHVFKMSKQYLANVALKINVKVGGRNTVLVDALTRRIPLVSDRPTIIFGADVTHPHPGEDSSPSIAAVVASQDWPEVTKYAGLVSAQAHRQELIQDLFKVWQDPQRGTVTGGMIKELLISFKRATGQKPQRIIFYRDGVSEGQFYQVLLYELDAIRKACASLEPNYQPPVTFVVVQKRHHTRLFANNHNDQRTVDRSGNILPGTVVDSKICHPTEFDFYLCSHAGIQGTSRPAHYHVLWDENKFTADELQTLTNNLCYTYARCTRSVSIVPPAYYAHLAAFRARFYMEPDTSDSGSMASGARGPPPGGARSSRAAGSVAVRPLPALKENVKRVMFYC, from the exons atggtgaggaagaagagaacTGGCCCTGGCGGTTCCGGAGAAACTTCCGGAGAGTCTTCAGGGGCTTCTGGACAAGGTTCCTCACAGCGACCTGAGCGAACtcaacaacatggaggaggacgcggctgGCCTCAACAgggtggccgtggtggtgggcAATACCAGGGCCGTGGTGGACATTATCAGGGCCGTGGAGGGCCAGGGCCACATCACCCAGGTGGTGGGCCACCTGAGTATCACCCGCGTGACTACCAGGGACGTGGTGGTGAATACCAGGGACGTGGTGGCGACTACCAGGGACGTGGTGGTGAATACCAGGGACGTGGTGGCCCCCGTCCCAGAGGTGGAATGCCGCAGCCATACTATGGCGGGCAAAGGGGAGGTAGTGTTGGACGAAATGTTCCTCCAGGTCCATCCAGAACAGTTCCCGAGCTGCACCAAGCCCCATATGTCCAGTATCAAGCCCCGATGGTTTCACCATCCCCATCGGGACCTGGCTCATCCTCACAGCCTGTGACAGAGGTGAGCTCTGGACATGTCCAGCAACAATTTCAGCAACTTTCTATTCGTGGTCAGACTTCCACAAGTCAAGAAATTCAAGTGGCACCGGCATCAAGCAAATCAGTTCGATTCCCGCTGCGCCCTGGCAAGGGCACTTATGGGGACAGGTGCATTGTGAAAGCAAACCATTTCTTTGCTGAACTTCCTGACAAAGACCTTCACCAATACGAT GTATCTATAACGCCTGAGGTTACTTCACGTGGTGTCAATCGTGCTGTCATGGGAGAGCTTGTAACGCTGTATAGACAATCCCAATTGGGTGGGCGTCTACCTGCATATGATGGAAGAAAGAGCCTTTATACAGCTGGACCTCTGCCATTTACTTCTAGGACATTTGAAATTACCTTGCAAGATGAGGAAGATAGTCTTAGTGGTGGCCAAGGTGGGCAAAG GCGCGAGAGAGTATTTAGGGTGGTGATCAAATTTGCTGCCCGTGCTGATCTCCACCATTTGGCTATGTTCCTAGCTGGAAGGCAAGCAGATGCTCCTCAAGAAGCTCTTCAAGTGCTTGACATTGTACTCCGTGAATTGCCTACTGCGAG GTATTCTCCTGTTGGTAGATCATTTTATTCTCCCGACTTAGGGAGACGTCAGCAACTTGGTGAGGGTTTGGAAAGTTGGCGCGGTTTTTACCAAAGCATAAGGCCAACTCAGATGGGCCTTTCACTGAATATCG ATATGTCATCAACTGCGTTTATCGAGCCTCTCCCTGTGATTGAttttgttgcccagcttcttaaCAGAGATATCTCAGTTAGACCATTGTCTGATTCTGATCGCGTGAAG ATCAAAAAAGCCCTGAGAGGTGTGAAGGTCGAGGTCACGCACCGAGGAAACATGCGCAGAAAATATCGTATCTCTGGCCTCACTTCACAAGCAACAAGAGAGCTATC ATTCCCTGTTGATGATCGTGGTACCGTGAAGACTGTAGTGCAATATTTTATGGAGACTTATGGTTTTAGTATTCAACACACCACTTTACCTTGCTTGCAAGTGGGCAATCAGCAAAGACCAAACTATCTGCCTATGGAA GTCTGTAAGATTGTTGGAGGACAGCGTTACTCAAAGCGACTCAATGAGAAACAAATCACTGCTCTGCTGAAAGTGACCTGTCAGCGCCCTCAAGAGCGTGAGCTGGACATCTTGCAG ACTGTGCATCACAATGCATACTATGAAGACCCATATGCACAGGAATTTGGTATAAGAATTGATGAACGTCTTGCAGCAGTTGAAGCTCGTGTTCTGCCACCACCAAGG CTTAAATACCATGATAGTGGCCGAGAGAAGGATGTCCTGCCAAGGGTTGGCCAATGGAACATGATGAATAAG AAAATGGTTAATGGTGGTAGAGTCAGCAACTGGGCGTGCATTAACTTTTCTCGGAATGTGCAAGATAGTGCTGCTAGGGGCTTCTGTCATGAGCTGGCTATCATGTGCCAAATATCTGGAATG GACTTTGCTCTTGAGCCTGTGCTGCCACCACTGACTGCAAGGCCAGAGCATGTTGAGAGAGCATTAAAGGCACGCTATCAAGATGCGATGAACATACTGAGACCCCAGGGCAGGGAACTTGACCTGCTGATTGTAATACTGCCTGACAATAATGGTTCTCTTTATG GGGATCTCAAGAGAATCTGTGAGACTGATCTTGGATTGGTCTCCCAGTGTTGCTTGACTAAGCATGTTTTTAAGATGAGCAAGCAGTATCTTGCAAATGTTGCACTCAAAATAAATGTTAAG GTTGGTGGAAGGAATACTGTACTTGTAGATGCTTTGACAAGGAGAATCCCCCTTGTCAGTGACAGACCAACTATTATATTTGGTGCTGATGTTACCCATCCCCATCCTGGAGAAGACTCCAGTCCTTCCATTGCAGCT GTTGTTGCTTCTCAAGACTGGCCTGAGGTCACCAAGTATGCTGGTCTAGTGAGTGCTCAAGCCCATCGCCAGGAGCTGATTCAGGATCTTTTCAAAGTATGGCAAGATCCACAAAGAGGGACAGTAACCGGTGGCATGATCAA GGAACTTCTCATTTCTTTTAAGAGGGCAACTGGACAGAAACCTCAGAGGATCATATTCTACAG GGATGGTGTCAGTGAGGGGCAGTTCTATCAAGTATTGCTGTATGAACTTGATGCCATCAGAAAG GCCTGTGCATCCTTGGAGCCCAATTACCAGCCTCCAGTTACTTTTGTGGTAGTTCAGAAGCGACATCACACTAGGTTGTTTGCTAATAACCACAATGATCAGCGCACTGTTGATAGAAGTGGAAACATACTGCCTG GTACCGTGGTTGATTCAAAGATTTGCCATCCTACTGAGTTTGATTTCTACCTGTGTAGCCATGCTGGCATTCAG GGAACAAGCCGCCCTGCTCATTATCATGTCCTGTGGGATGAGAACAAGTTTACGGCTGATGAGCTGCAGACTCTGACAAACAACCTGTGCTACAC ATATGCTAGGTGCACCCGCTCTGTGTCAATTG TGCCTCCGGCATACTATGCTCATCTGGCAGCCTTCCGAGCTCGCTTCTACATGGAGCCAGATACCTCTGACAGCGGGTCAATGGCAAGTGGCGCCCGTGGCCCTCCACCAGGTGGGGCACGCAGCAGCAGGGCTGCGGGAAGTGTTGCTGTTAGGCCCCTGCCCGCTCTCAAGGAGAACGTGAAGCGTGTCATGTTTTACTGCTGA